DNA from Bifidobacteriaceae bacterium:
GGCATGGCCAGCAGTTTCATGGCGGTGACCAGGATCGCCTGGCCCCGCGCGGAGGTCTTCGCCAGGACGGGGGTGTCCCGCAGCGACATGCCGAACGCGATCAGCATGATGGGGATGGCCCCGCCGGAGATCAACCGGATCGGCTCCATCGCCACCAGCGGCACCGTCCAGTTGGTCGCCGAGACGACCACGCCCGTCAGCGACCCGATCACAATGGGGCTGCAGATGGCTCCGACTATGGCCTTCGACACGGGCTGTCCGGCTGCGGCGTCCCGCCGTTTGGCGAAGACCGCCAGGAACGCTAGCCCAATCGGGGCGAAAAGCCCGGTCTGGAAAAGCACTATGGGCGCCACCAGCGCGGGGTTGCCCAGCATGTGCACCGCGATCGGCACGCCGATGTTGCCCGCGTTGGTGTACCCGGCCGCCAGCGCCCCGACGGTCAGCGCCGACCCGCCGGGCCGCCAAATCACGCCCGCCACCAGCGCGTACAACGCGAAGACCGCGACCGCGGCCAGGAATGACACCATTGCCAGGGAGGAGAAGAGCAGCTGCGGCTCGGATTCCGACATGATCACGAACAGCAGCACCGGCACCAGCGCGTTGACCGCCAACAGGTTCAGCTGTTTGGCGGTTTGCGGGGTGACCACGTTGAGCTTGGCGATCAAGTAGCCCACAACGATCGGCACGGACACGGTGACGAAGCCCTGCAGAGCATCAAACACAACCCCTCCGATCTTCGCCGATTCGCCACAGCCCACCTTAAGCCCAGGCTGGCGCCGTCACCGCAGCCGAAGGAACCGTCGGTCCCCGCCGCCGATGCCGTTCGCCCCCACCGCGCCCCGCCCTCGTCTTCCAGCGGCGACGCGTCGCCCCGCGGCCAAGACCCAGGCGGTCCCCGGCCGGCCCGGCTCGTCTTTCAGCGGCGGCGCGTCGCCTCTGAGCCAAAGGCCCAGGCAGCCCCCGCCCACAGGCCCGGCTCCGGGCGGCGGAGCCGCCTACGAGGCCAAGCGGAGCGCGACCGCCACCACAAAGCCGTCAGGGGGCAGGGCGTCAGGGCTGTGGCGGGCGAGTTCCCCGCTCTTCGTCAGCACATCCGCCCAGACCGCGCTGACCACCCCGCCGATCACGCCCGCCCCCGCCGTCTCGCAACCCCGGCCTCTGGCCCGGCCGGGAGCGCCGACCGCCGGGTCGACCGCCGCCAACGCCAGCCCCTGCCCGGCCAGGAAAGAGCGGAGGCCGTCCAGACGGCATCGGCCCTGGGCCAAGACCCACCCCTCGGCCCGGTTGACCTGGACCACTTGGTCCAGGCCTTTCACCGCCAACCGCGGCATCACCGCCGTGATGGACGGCACGCCCGGCGCCGGGTCGTCCGGGCCGGACCGGTATTCGGGCCGACCCGCCGCATACAACGAGGTCACCAAGTCGCCCACCGCGCTGGTGTGTCGCCAGTGCCCGGTCAGCCGCACCGTCCTGTTCCTTCCCGCCCCCAACAAACGCACCATGCCAGCCTATTCAGGCGTCAAGCCGCTGACGCGTCCACCCCGTCCGCGAAAACGGTCCGCTTCGAACCCAACGGGGTTTGCAACTCTCTTGGCAGTATCATTGTGGGTGTGGATGACGAGCCGTTGATGCTTCCCTCGGCGCTCCGCCGCGGCATAACCGAAGCGGACATCCTTCACGCATACCGACACGCGAGATACGAACTGACGGACTTCAGGGGAAAGACACCAGCGCACATCCTGACAGGGCCTGTTCAGTCGGGCACGCGTGTTTTGGAGTTGGGCGTGATCGACAGGTACGGGGCAGACGCCATCATTCACGCGATGCCCGCGCGCAGGAAACTCACGGAAGGAGGACGGAGATGAAGCTGGAGGACTTGCCGCAAGGCGAACGGGCCGAGTTGGAGGCTTTGGGTTGGGAGATGGCGGACCACCTCGAGCGGAGCGACCTCGACCCGTCTACCGCCGTGCCGGAACCGCCGTTGGCCAAGCTCCGCCGGCTGCGCTACCAGCGGACATACGCCGAGAAGGAGGCCGCCGAGGCCGTGGGGCGCGCCCGCGCCGAGGGACTGTCTTGGGAGCGGATCGGCGGCGCGTACGGCATCACCGGCGAAACCGCGCGCAAGCGCTACCAGGCCCGCGCCGCTTGAACGCCGAGGCGCCCGGTCACCAGTTTCGCGACAGGTCCTTTATCTCCGGGATGGTGCGGCCCTCGGCTTTGAGTTGGCGGATGAGCCCCAGCCGCCGGACGGTCGGCTCGCGTTCGTAACGGCGGGTCAGCCGCTCCTCGGCCTGTTCGAAGGGCAACAGCCCCTCTTCGGTGTAGAACTTCAGCGTCGAGTAGCGCGCGCCGGTCAGGCGCACCAACTCGCCGATCGACACATGCCGGGCGGTTTGAATGGTTTCCAGGCTTCGCTGGCGAGACACTTGGCGTTAGCCCCCAAGACTCAACTGGCCCCCGGGGCGGTCACCACGATCACGGTCACGATCGCGGCGACCATGGTTTCGACGTGGTCCACCACCCGGCCCACGGACTTGTACGGCCCGGTGGCACGGGCCTGCCTCAGGCGCTCGCGCAGCATTCCCCGCTCGACTTTGCTGAAGTATTGCTTGAGCAGTTTGCTCTTGTCCAGCAAGGCGATGAGGCAGATGGTCTGGTCGTCTATGGGGCCCGCCTCCAGCACCTCCGCGCGGACCCGTTCGATCACGCGCGTGACCGCCTGCGGCCGGGGCGCGAACCTGGCCTTCTCGCCAAACCATCCGGGCTCGGTTGACCTGGTCGCGCAGCCGGCCGCGACCAGCGACTGGCCAAAGCTGGCGAATAGCTCTTTGCCCAGCTTGCCGCTCATGACGACGTAGCGGTCCGCGAGGTCCTTGGCCGTTGGCGGCTTTCTTGAGGAGGCGATGGCCGCGTGCAGGGGCACCAGGTGGGGAAGCCCGCCGTCCCAGGGGAGGCCCGGCGTCAGCCTGTCCTTTTGGCCCAGGGTGAAGTACCCCCGGTCAAGCAGCTCCGCGATCCCGCCCGCCAGAACGCAGGCTTGGAACGTGCCCTCAAGCGAGAGGGGCGCCTTGCCCTTGGGATTGAGCGCGCACAGGAAGTACTCCTGGGTGAACGACAGCGATTGCATTCGGGCCTCCCGCAGACCGGTCGCTACTTACTACTTACGATTTAGCTTAGCAGCGCGACCGGGCCTCGCTTCCGGGCACAATGTTGGGGTGAGACGCGCTTTGGTCGTTATGGCCCACCCCGACGATGCCGACTTTTGGGCTTCCGGCACCATCGCCCTTTGGGTGCGGACCGGCTGGGAGGTCACCTATCTGATCGCGACCTCGGGCGACGCGGGCGGGTTCGAACCCGGCCGCGCCAATGACGTCATGGCGGAGCGGCGCCGCGAAGAGCAACTCCGGGCCGCCGCCATTTTGGGCGTGCTCGACGTGAGGTTCCTGGAAGGTCTCCGCGACGGCGAGGTGAGGGTGGACGGGAACCTGGTGGGCGGCATCGTGCAAGTAATCCGCCAAACCAAACCCGACTTGGTGCTGGCCCAAAGCCCGGAACGGACGTGGGCCGACATTCGGCTGTCGCACCCGGACCACCTGGCCGTGGGGGAGGCGGTGGCGCGGGCGGTGTACCCGTTCGCGCGGAACCCGTTCGCGTTCCCGGGGCTGGCGGCGGCCGGGTTGGAGGCGTTCGAGGTCCGCGAGCTGTGGCTGGTGGGCGACCCGGCGCCGGACCACGCGATCGACGTGACGGAGGTGTGGGAACAGCGCCAGGCGGCCTTGCTGGCGCACGCCTCGCAGCACCCCGACCCGGTGGCAGCGGAGGCCCGCGCCCGGCGGGAGGCGGCCCAAGTCGCGGCGGACTTCGGACTGGCGCCCGGACGCCTGGCGGAATCCTTCAAACGGGTCCTGATCCCCGACTGAGCCCGCCAGCGCCGGGCCCCGGGTCGAATCGACGTTTGCTTTGGACTCAAGGCGGGCGCGAGAAATGGTCGAGGCGGACCCTGCTCTGGCGGCCGGCCCGCTGGGCGCCACATCCACTGACGGGGCGACCGGGCCTCGAACGGCACGGCGGTCACTCCGATCCGGTGGATTCGAGCGCCGCCGGTCTGGGCTCGTTTTCGGTCGTGGTCTGAGCCCTACTGGGCGAAAACTCTGGGGCGTTGACGCCCGCGGCCGCGAAGTCCCGTCCCCTGTACAGAAGCGGCGCGCCCAGCCGTTTCGCCAGGGCGTAGCTGAAACAGTCCCCTAGGTTCAGGGCCGCCGGATGGCGCCCCTTGCCGAACTGCCGCCAAGCCTCTATGGCCAGCCTGG
Protein-coding regions in this window:
- a CDS encoding type II toxin-antitoxin system VapC family toxin, with protein sequence MRLVVDSSALIAVVFGEEDAEHFNMVLGASVAQVHVSAVSLVESTMVAEARGGPEAARLLRDLLDAVSAQIEPVDQEQTRLAIEAWRQFGKGRHPAALNLGDCFSYALAKRLGAPLLYRGRDFAAAGVNAPEFSPSRAQTTTENEPRPAALESTGSE
- a CDS encoding helix-turn-helix domain-containing protein, translated to MSRQRSLETIQTARHVSIGELVRLTGARYSTLKFYTEEGLLPFEQAEERLTRRYEREPTVRRLGLIRQLKAEGRTIPEIKDLSRNW
- a CDS encoding PIG-L family deacetylase; this encodes MRRALVVMAHPDDADFWASGTIALWVRTGWEVTYLIATSGDAGGFEPGRANDVMAERRREEQLRAAAILGVLDVRFLEGLRDGEVRVDGNLVGGIVQVIRQTKPDLVLAQSPERTWADIRLSHPDHLAVGEAVARAVYPFARNPFAFPGLAAAGLEAFEVRELWLVGDPAPDHAIDVTEVWEQRQAALLAHASQHPDPVAAEARARREAAQVAADFGLAPGRLAESFKRVLIPD
- a CDS encoding GPP34 family phosphoprotein; its protein translation is MQSLSFTQEYFLCALNPKGKAPLSLEGTFQACVLAGGIAELLDRGYFTLGQKDRLTPGLPWDGGLPHLVPLHAAIASSRKPPTAKDLADRYVVMSGKLGKELFASFGQSLVAAGCATRSTEPGWFGEKARFAPRPQAVTRVIERVRAEVLEAGPIDDQTICLIALLDKSKLLKQYFSKVERGMLRERLRQARATGPYKSVGRVVDHVETMVAAIVTVIVVTAPGAS
- a CDS encoding AEC family transporter, with the protein product MFDALQGFVTVSVPIVVGYLIAKLNVVTPQTAKQLNLLAVNALVPVLLFVIMSESEPQLLFSSLAMVSFLAAVAVFALYALVAGVIWRPGGSALTVGALAAGYTNAGNIGVPIAVHMLGNPALVAPIVLFQTGLFAPIGLAFLAVFAKRRDAAAGQPVSKAIVGAICSPIVIGSLTGVVVSATNWTVPLVAMEPIRLISGGAIPIMLIAFGMSLRDTPVLAKTSARGQAILVTAMKLLAMPLAAWALARFAFRLDPAAVYAVTAMAALPTAQNIFNYASRYESATILARDSVTLTTLGAAPMVFVVAALLG